The stretch of DNA CTTTATAAAATCTTGGAAGGAAGGTCTTTATACAAAACAGACTGAGCaactttacaaagttaaaaaaaaaaaaaaagcgccaTTTTTCTTTACAACCACCTACATtaaatgtattataaatatttgcCCACATAAAGAGGTTTTTTCCAAGAATAAAAAAGCTATTACCAGAAAATGCAAAAGCAATCACAAAGTTAAGAATCGCTTCAGTGTGGAAGATAAAACACCATTACACCCTTACTGGTGGGAATATACTGACAAATTTCCAGGAAGGCACCAATGACAACATGCTTTCAAACTCTGAAAGGTTTGTATGAGCAGCCTAGACATCCTACTGGTGAGCAGATCCCAAGGAAATACATTTGGGAAAATGTACACAAacaagggagggggcagggaatgaaggaaggaccAGTCCACATAGTGGGGAAAAAGGATATTTATACAGTGGGACACCAGtcaagtaaagaaataaataaaaattgtgatATAGATCATTTTACCATGGGAAGGTGTTTACAAATACTTAGAAGATTATATGGTTATGATCTCTTTTGacttaaaaaagaacaaacaaacaaatcatacaAATTGCAAAAAGACATACCAGAATGTTAATGGTGGATCAGGCAGCTGGCTCATACAGGGCTTTGATGGTTTTAAGTAAAAAGCACCCCTCTTGGCAGACAGCCCCATAGGCACTTAGCTGGCCAAAGCTTGGTAGAGTCTGAGTGTGGGAGCCCTTCTCCAAAGCAGACCCACCATGACTACTAGGTCCTCAGCCTTGAAGGCTGAGAGTGGACTCCAACCTCCTCTCACCCACATTTTCTTAAAAGAATGGCCTTGTGCAGGAATCTTCAACTAGTCAGGCAATCTGGACTGGCTTACAATTACAACAAATGCAAAATTTACTATTTGAGCATAAGGGAAATAAATACTGATTCAGTAAAGAAGTTCTGCCTCATTCTTTCAAAGCTGTTAACCCcagctttattttctgttctgttaCAACCCCTTATAGTTTGCACAACTTATCTATTTAAATGCATATTCCCAAGGAAATCTCTCCTGCAACAGCACTGTCTGTCTGAGCTGCCATGATGGTCCACTCCTGTAAGTGGCTGAGACAAGAGACCTGACTACCCAACAGTTAGTCTGAGGCCAGTCCAGACTACAGCGAGAACCTGCAGAAGCACGGGCGAAGTGCAGACACGCAGTACTAGAATtgagaaaggcagacagaaaggCACAAGGTAATCCTCAAaaatacccccacccccaccccaaatcgCTTCGGTTCAAAGTATACTCCAGAAACAAGCAATTTTCATCATTCTCCCTTTAATTCTGGGTGGAAGATTTATTTCTTCATCACATAGTGAGCTCCCAAGAAAAGAcagcaatttaaataaaaactgtaCATGATTACTGGGCAGTTAGACAAGGCATCTGTAAGATAATACAACCActggactgggattaaaggagactGGGCTCTTTTCTTGGCCCCGTGGAATATGTAATTTTACATAGGCAAAATCACAACCTCTGGGtctcattttcctcatttctgaAGGAGGTTgggaatttaaagaaaaacaaaaaacaaaaaaccacccttCCAGGGCCCCTTTCAGCTGGTGACAGGACGTCAAGCCTTCCACCCTGGAGGAGCTCACTTCAAGTTGTTTTCTGAGCCACAGCTCATttaaggtcctcatgcttctctTGAAAATGCCAtgcccaatggttctcagctctAGAAATCTAGTCTTGCTcggaatgaaagaaaaataaaatctgtcaaGATTCCCCTAACAAAATACTCTTTAAAAGGatttcaaaaagataaaattgTGAAAGCATAAAGGTAATAATGGAACTCGCTTGTCTAACTTCTtccctaacatttttttttctaacaaaaagGGCACCTTAAAGCAGCAGCGCAACACCCAGAAGATGGATTCActatctctttttaaaacaatgagtTCACGCCGGGGAGAGCTGCTAACATTCAACCACCACCAGTCCAGTGTTTTGAAGGCTCGGGGCAGGCGCGCGGGGAAAGGGTGTTTAGATAGGACTGTCTTTCCCCAAAACAAAATCCGCAAGGCAGAAAAGCGCTGTGACCTCCGAGCACGAGGAAGCCCTCCCCGAGCCGGCCTTTCTCGGTCGGAATTCAAGTGCATTTTCGCGGACAAAGTGCCCCAGTGGTTAACCCCACCTTCACACGtccctgcaacacacacacacacacacacacacacacacacacacacacacacagcgctcGCCCGCACTCTCCCGGGCGTCCGGGTGGCAGCGTCGCCGAGTCACAAGATAGCGGACAGTGGAAATTTCCTCTCCCCAGGCAGGCGAGGGGCAGGTCCGGCTTCCCCAGTCGGCGCGGCCCGGGCCTCCAGGGCGCGCTCCCCACAAAGGAGGCCTGGCCGGGCCGGCGGGTCTCGCTTCCGGCGCCGCTCGCGGCGGGAACCGGCAGCACGTGCGCCCCGCTCGGGCCGGGGAAGCGGCCGCCCAGCCTCGGAGCCGGGCCACCAGGCCGCGGGCAATGAATGGGGCCGTCCGCGGCGCCGCCCGCCCCGCCGCGCGCTCACCCCAGCTCTTGGCGGTGCGCCCCAGGAACTCTCCGCTGGTCGGGTTGTAGATGAACAGCTTCCACTCGGCCAGGCTCTGATGGAAGGACTTCTTCTCAGTCTTCGTCATGGTGGGCGTGCGGAAGGCGAGGCGAACGCAGGCCGCGGGGCTGGAGGCGACGAGGGGCTCGGCGGCGCGTCCTGGCGACGGCGGCGCAGCCCAGCGACTGCGGCAGAGGACGGCAGGGCCGCAGACAACTCTCCGTTACTAGACCACTCGAGCCGACTGCGCCGCGCCGGGCCGGGCGGCCGCTGGGGCCGCGGGAGCCTGACGTCTCCGCCCTCCGCAGCCAATCCCCGCGCCGCTGGCGCGCACCGCGGCCGCTGCCTCCCGCCCGGCTGGGCGCGGCCCGAAGGCCCAGCGCCGCCCGGATGGCCCCGCCCCCGACAGCCACGCCCATGACGCCAGGGCCCCGCCCCCGGGCAGGCCCCGCCCCGGCTCCCCGCGCCTGTGGCCCCCGCCCAGGTGCGAGGAAGCTAGCACCGCGGGGCAGCGGGCGGAAGTCTGGAGGGCACAGtgaccagctgggtggtggcctgAGGACGGTGGGCACCCGAGTCTGCAGCGCTCTCCACTGGAAGCCCAGGCCTCGGGCCATCAGCCTGAGGTGTAGCCGTCAAAGCCTGGAGGGTGTCCTCAGCTCGGGAGCCTCCTGCAAACAGTCGATGTGCGTTCTCCTCGGGGTCTCTGTGACGTCGCTAAAAGACACCTGCGGCCGGGCCTCGGCAGCGTTTGTGGCGTTCAGTGTGGACTGGCTGCTGTGGGCCACCTGACCCAGGGCCTCGGGCATGGCAGTTTTGTTCTAAATAGGCTATTGTTAACGAAATGGAGTACTGCCTACGTTTTCTCCAGATTCAGTTAAGCTTATCAATGAAGTCAATGTAAATGTTTTCCCGAGATTCCTGTCCACTGAAAGATGCCCTGATCTTTTTTGCCAGGTCACTCCAATCGTTAACTACAGTACTTGATGGAGTGTGGATGCTTGAACCACTTTGCTGGTGTTTCTTTGCCACTGGTGGCCGCTGTGCCGGGGAGGAGCGGAGGATGCCGGCAGCCTTCTACAGGAGATGGAGCTGAAGAGCAAAGTGCTCTCACACCATAGATGGGTTTTTAAAGACTCAAAATGGGAgttggagcagaagctgagattttttttttcccccggaaAAGAAATGGAGCATTGCCTCTgttaaataacaataacaaatgaataaacGCAACACACTTTGTTTGCAATGATTTTCTTcattaatcccccccccccatttatgaTGACTATCCAAAATCAAGTTTGGTTTGGCTTATGACAGGGCCCTCCCTATGTAGCTTCAGCTGACTTGACACTATGTATCCCACgctccagtcctcctgcctcagcttcttgagtttacaagcatgtgctgccaTCCTGATTTCcagtttttaacttttgtttttggggtttgggCTTGGGGGCAAGAATGGAACCCATGGCCTCATACATACACTACAAGCACATTACCAGCTCAGCCCTccagttatttttttaagctaATAACATCAGAAGTTTTGCAGAAGCCATTTTGTAGAGTTTGGCATGGAGCTGATATTAGAAACACCAAAATATCATGCAAGGAGCCTAGAGTACATTTCTTTAGATTACAGGCAAGGTTAAAGACTAAGGATTAGAAATAATTTTACCTCAAAAACTGAACTGTACACAAAGGTTCAGCTAGAGTGCTGACAGAATTAACTACAAGCTTTTTAGTTTAGGtaagaattaaatataaaacctgtctgctaatttgtgtgtgtatgtgtgctaatAACAAGCATACTTAAGTAAttacctggtctacacagagaaaatggaaaataagaacATTATGAAATTGTGTTTCAAAGATGTTAGTGACTGTCTGGAGTTTCAGTTTCTGTGTTTTTAGTAGCCATAATATGGCTTTTATACTTAGTGCTTTGTGGTTTTTCTAAATAAGggtttaaatacaaatataattcagTAAACACTTTCAAAACCCTTGGCTAGTCTAGTCAGTACAGCAGCTAGTTCCAACAGATTTCAATTTGGAAAATACTCTACTCTACTCCAGCAATATGGGAACTATTTGTTTCTCCTCTGTGTAATAATTGAGCATGACCTGGAAGAGAAAACACTGATTGTCTTGGGATATTAGCCTGCCAAATATGAGCAGATGCACTATCAAATTCAGTCAGTTGTATTCCTTGTAGGTAACCTTCTATTTTACAAGAGAAGTTGTTTGCCAAGGTAAAATGCAGGATGccaaattaaatttgaatttcagaaatgATGCATATAACTTTcttattatacatatttttattttttccccttctttatatgtgtgggtgtctTGCTTGCactacacatgtgtgcagtgcccaaggaggtcagaagagggcacgtCCCTGGATGCTACAGACCATCGCAGGCTGCCCCGTAAGTGCTAAGAATTaaacctaggttctctggaagaacaagcagagctttgaacttctgagccatctttccagccctagtaTAAGTATTTTTAGTATGATATTTGgcacagggctggcaagatggcttgcCAGGGTAAgggacttgctgccaagtctgagggcctgattttgatccccaggacccacatggtggagggcaagaactgactcctacaagttctcctctgacctccacacatgtgctgtgggatctgcaagcacacacaaataaataactggaataaatttaaaataataataacggGATAGTTGCCCTGAAAAACACTGAGTTTTACCTATCTGAAATTTAAATATAGGTGCATTCAACTTTGAGtatcttatatttgtatttgGTGAATCTGACAGCCCTACCTACCTGTAGAAGACAAGCATAGGAAACCCACGGTAATAATGACCATGCATAAGATAACTAACATCCTTGCCCTGGACTGAGTGGTTAGTGGGATTTATTTCATAATCTTCACAAAAACCCAAATCTGAAAGTGTTTGCCTAATTTTATAAATTAGTAAACCGATGTGTAGAGAAGCTAATTCACTGTGGTCACAACGCTAACAAATAGCAGCAGTTAGATTTAAGTATCTCTCTTCTGCTGCCCAAGGTAGACATCTGGCAAAAAGTCATGAAGGTGAGGGAATCGAAAGGAAGACTCAGTTGTAGGCCACTTACTGGGTGGCAAaatccatttccttctttctgggAATTCAGATAGAATTGTTGGGCCCTTAATTTACTGAAAATCTTAGGTTCATTCCTGAATTTTAGAAGCACGTATAGAAAAAAGAGTTTGGGTTCTTCTAacgactttttgttttgttttggttttttgtttttcgagacagggtttccctgtgtagctttgcgcctttcctggaactcacttggtagcccaggctggccttgaactcacagagatccacctgcctctgcctcctgagtgctgggattaaaggcgtgcgccaccaccgcccagctgactttggggtttttttgttgttgttgtttttttgagctgaggatcgaacccagggccttgtgcttgccaggccagcactctaccactgagctaaatccccaacccagacttTGTTTTTTGTACATGGGTTTAAAACGGATATGATGATGTTGGCACTGAGTCGCTGGAAGCTTTGTCCCTGagagaatggattttaaaatttcCTGAGCCAAGCTTGGTGGCATCTGCCTCTAGTCTCATCacaagggaggcaggaggatcaggaggagtttgaggtcagccttggctacaaagcaagtttgaggtcagcctaagctacatgagacccttcctcaacaacagcaaaaatgacAAAGTTTCCTTACAAATACTGTGCTGGCATCTCATTGTTTTTGAGAGTCATGTTCACATACTCCTTTCTGCAGAGCAAAGCCATTTCCTACTTGACTGATTTTATTACTGGGTGCTTTTAAATAATCCTTTTGCAAATGGCATCTCTACGCTCTTGCGGATTGCAgaacagacacatgtgttgattGTCTTAAGCACAGcatgtagtcccagcacttgggaagtgaaggTAAAAAGATtgtcagttcaagaccagcctgagctccatagtgagttcaaagccagtcctAGCTATGttgtaagaccctgtttcagaaactcaaaaaacaaaatgtcatGAGCAGCAGGGAATGGTTGCTCGCACCCTTAGTCCCAACAGTTTggaagtgtcttagttacttttctgttgtggtgacaaaacaccaagaccaacacgatttatagaagaaagaatttattagggcttacaatttcagagagtgagtccat from Onychomys torridus chromosome 7, mOncTor1.1, whole genome shotgun sequence encodes:
- the LOC118587635 gene encoding translation initiation factor IF-2-like produces the protein MVGVRKARRTQAAGLEATRGSAARPGDGGAAQRLPLEPTAPRRAGRPLGPREPDVSALRSQSPRRWRAPRPLPPARLGAARRPSAARMAPPPTATPMTPGPRPRAGPAPAPRACGPRPGARKLAPRGSGRKSGGHSDQLGGGLRTVGTRVCSALHWKPRPRAISLRCSRQSLEGVLSSGASCKQSMSLQSLTTVLDGVWMLEPLCWCFFATGGRCAGEERRMPAAFYRRWS